A window of Saccharomyces paradoxus chromosome XI, complete sequence contains these coding sequences:
- the RRN3 gene encoding rDNA-binding RNA polymerase I transcriptional factor (Protein required for transcription of rDNA by RNA polymerase I~similar to YKL125W) gives MAFENASKRPPQDFVAPMDPKKRKVQFSDNTGLVTLQSEEIKDEEFSTAMYSRFVKSALDDLDKNDSTQIGIIANQVALPKKNPERIDDKNFNILLDILSSNINRIESSRGTFLIQSIINFEKWWELPPQTLSKYIYFIKILCSSIPKWWQDVSMILVSCFILPIEQTVCHHDMLKYFLRMIPSSMGFIDTYLAKFFPNKNDTRRKLVNYTSNLLKLRGYCSELGFQIWSLLIEKIISIDVELQNELDELDDDVDDDDLEEVDIEDDDDLEDDSRDDNDENCEDSGNEELRSGETDANQSDSEDLDIIEGMDGAEEYNVELTQGIKELSTKLDSILTLVSTHVEEQVTPESLESGEGVGVFNTLTTLFKTHVLPTYYTRSIQYIMFHVSQQQLELMDSFLVTLIDISFAANEAAEKKIKSLQYLGSYIARAKKLSRTQIIFVASYLTSWLNRYVIEREEEVDQRGGMERFKHFYAAFQALCYIFCFRHNIFRDTDGNWECELDKFFQRMVISKFNPLKFCNENVMLMFARIAQQESVAYCFSIIENNNNERLRGIIGKADSDRKENSVQANTASSSWSLATRQQFIDLQSYFPFDPLFLKNYKILMKEYYIEWSEASGEYESDGSDD, from the coding sequence ATGGCTTTTGAGAATGCCAGTAAACGACCACCCCAGGACTTTGTAGCTCCTATggatccaaaaaaaagaaaggtcCAGTTTTCCGATAATACTGGCCTGGTAACACTTCAATCAgaggaaataaaagatgaagagtttTCAACAGCCATGTATAGCAGGTTCGTGAAATCTGCCCTAGATGATCTGGATAAGAATGATTCAACCCAGATCGGCATAATTGCCAATCAAGTAGCGCTTCCGAAAAAGAATCCTGAGAGAATCGATGATAAGaatttcaatattcttttgGATATCTTATCTAGTAATATTAACAGGATAGAATCCTCCAGGGGAACTTTCCTCATACAATCTATTATAAACTTTGAGAAGTGGTGGGAATTGCCTCCACAAACTCTaagtaaatatatatatttcatcaaaatccTTTGCTCGAGTATACCCAAATGGTGGCAAGACGTTTCGATGATACTGGTAtcttgttttattttaccAATCGAACAGACAGTGTGTCATCATGACATGCTTAAGTATTTCTTAAGGATGATCCCCTCTTCGATGGGATTCATAGATACATATTTGGCCAAATTTTTCCCAAATAAAAACGATACTCGGAGAAAATTGGTTAATTACACTTCAAATTTGCTGAAATTGAGAGGCTACTGCTCCGAACTAGGGTTCCAAATCTGGTCCTTACtgatagaaaaaattatttcgATTGATGTTGAATTACAAAATGAATTGGATGAATTGGATGATGATgtagatgatgatgaccTAGAGGAAGTTGATATAGAGGATGACGACGATTTAGAGGATGATTCAAGAGACGATAATGACGAAAACTGCGAGGATAGCGGTAATGAAGAGTTAAGATCCGGAGAAACAGACGCTAATCAAAGTGACAGTGAAGATTTGGACATCATTGAAGGTATGGACGGTGCAGAAGAATATAATGTGGAGTTGACGCAAGGAATCAAAGAACTTTCTACCAAATTGGACTCTATCTTAACATTAGTAAGCACCCATGTAGAGGAGCAAGTAACGCCAGAAAGCTTAGAAAGTGGCGAAGGGGTAGGAGTATTCAATACTTTAACAACATTATTCAAAACACACGTTCTACCCACGTATTATACCAGATCGATTCAATATATTATGTTTCATGTTTCACAACAACAACTAGAACTAATGGATTCATTTTTAGTCACACTTATAGATATATCATTTGCCGCCAACGAAGCTGCAGAGAAGAAGATTAAGTCATTACAATATTTGGGATCATATATTGCAAGGGCCAAGAAACTTTCCAGAACTCAAATCATTTTCGTTGCAAGCTATTTAACGTCGTGGTTAAACAGATATGTTATCGAAAGagaggaagaagttgaCCAACGTGGGGGTATGGAAAGGTTTAAACATTTCTATGCTGCATTCCAAGCACTTTGTTACATCTTCTGCTTCAGGCACAACATCTTCAGAGATACTGACGGTAACTGGGAATGTGAACTGGATAagttctttcaaagaatggtcatttcaaaatttaaCCCATTAAAGTTTTGCAATGAAAATGTTATGCTGATGTTTGCTCGTATTGCCCAACAAGAAAGTGTTGCGTACTGCTTTAGCATaattgaaaacaataataatgaaagaCTGAGAGGAATTATCGGCAAGGCTGATAGCGACAGGAAGGAAAATTCGGTACAAGCAAACACtgcatcatcttcttggTCGTTGGCCACTCGACAGCAATTTATTGACCTGCAGAGTTACTTCCCATTTGATCCTCTGTTCCTGAAAAACTATAAGATTTTAATGAAGGAATACTACATAGAGTGGAGTGAAGCAAGCGGCGAATATGAAAGTGATGGGTCAGATGACTAa
- the SSH4 gene encoding Ssh4p (Specificity factor required for Rsp5p-dependent ubiquitination~similar to YKL124W) has translation MYVTFNEALDSSFGNLESPNHDFKVGDPNMVPTPPMDSDSAAISLAFLISLSITFAILMLILVVIAAYVTFCGDDESEYDEENALGTRTSGTLHSLFGKKHSGILLDSSFASPGGFDDEIVLQERELEELPKMSAYEVELYIRAKEFQMMSPPMVKEFGTYLDNDDQQFIKDRGIQSYFLLPSINDNIDEYGNFLPSFIVQDKLDIQFSKFNKSSSTVMNYPLPHNRKDAVYFEVKIFRHIQKSNSIFSIGLTTVPYPYFRVPGMAKYSIAYESTGKLRINNPFTASTLLPKLEEGDTVGFGYRYKTGTIFITHNGKKLMDVTQNIGIDLFIGIGAFNAAYTRTYTRDGLLEDPDNISFREALSEGKDIEVAKDLQRVHDPHNESDEMTSDEVELHVNLGQVGFVFIEANVKKYAFGSVYGQIGIPPAYNGTEINKDTILQRGEELPPRYADADNFFGSMKIKEGSSSGIIGQTSRPPRSVGTYERISSNFDRENNVYDDSNANNNANNNDENAEYSETSPLLEDDSNKRSRNSNTPHELSDGAINKNSKNKSTKKRQKNRGKSSKRKKRSRK, from the coding sequence ATGTATGTCACTTTTAATGAAGCTTTGGATAGCTCTTTTGGTAATCTAGAGAGTCCGAACCATGATTTCAAGGTAGGTGACCCTAACATGGTGCCAACGCCCCCTATGGATTCAGATTCTGCGGCTATCAGTCTGGCTTTCTTAATAAGTCTTTCTATTACGTTTGCGATATTGATGCTCATCTTGGTAGTAATAGCAGCTTATGTTACCTTTTgtggtgatgatgaatcGGAATACGACGAAGAGAATGCCCTAGGCACACGAACATCAGGGACTTTGCATTCTTTATTTGGTAAAAAACATAGTGGTATCTTGTTGGATTCGAGTTTTGCATCCCCTGGTGGGTTTGATGATGAGATTGTTCTTCAGGAAAGAGAACTTGAAGAGTTACCAAAGATGTCCGCGTATGAAGTTGAGTTGTACATAAGAGCGAAAGAGTTTCAGATGATGAGCCCGCCAATGGTGAAGGAATTTGGCACGTATTTGGATAATGATGACCAGCAGTTTATTAAGGATCGCGGAATTCAAAGCTACTTTTTGCTGCCCAGCattaatgataatatagACGAGTATGGGAACTTTCTACCCAGTTTTATTGTTCAAGATAAACTAGATattcaattttcaaaattcaataaGAGCTCATCCACTGTAATGAATTATCCTCTACCCCATAATAGAAAGGACGCGGTATACTTCGAAGTTAAGATTTTCAGGCACATTCAAAAATCCAATAGTATATTCAGTATAGGTTTGACTACTGTACCTTATCCTTACTTCAGGGTACCAGGCATGGCCAAATACTCCATTGCTTACGAGTCTACTGGAAAACTGAGAATAAATAACCCCTTTACTGCCAGCACGTTATTACcaaaattggaagaaggTGATACGGTGGGATTCGGTTACAGATATAAGACAGGTACAATCTTCATTACACATAAtgggaaaaaattaatggaCGTAACACAAAATATTGGCATCGATCTTTTCATTGGAATTGGCGCGTTTAATGCTGCATATACAAGAACATATACGAGGGATGGTCTATTGGAAGACCCGGATAACATTAGCTTCCGTGAAGCTCTCTCCGAAGGTAAAGATATTGAAGTCGCCAAGGATCTTCAAAGAGTTCACGATCCGCATAATGAAAGTGATGAAATGACGTCGGATGAGGTTGAATTACATGTTAATTTGGGTCAAGTTGGATTCGTCTTTATAGAAGCCaatgtgaaaaaatatgCATTTGGGAGTGTTTATGGCCAAATTGGGATTCCTCCTGCGTATAATGGAACTGAGATTAACAAGGACACCATTTTGCAAAGAGGAGAAGAGCTTCCACCAAGATATGCGGATGCTGATAATTTCTTCGGTAGTATGAAAATTAAAGAGGGGTCATCCTCTGGAATAATAGGGCAAACAAGTAGGCCCCCGCGATCTGTTGGGACGTATGAAAGAATCTCTTCTAATTTTGACAGAGAAAATAATGTCTACGACGATAGTAACGCTAACAATAATGCTAACAATAATGACGAAAATGCTGAATACAGCGAAACTTCTCCGTTATTGGAAGATGATAGTAATAAAAGATCCAGAAATTCAAATACCCCCCATGAACTCTCTGATGGAGCTATCAATAAGAACtctaaaaataaatctaCCAAAAAACGTCAAAAAAACAGAGGCAAATCTTCtaaaaggaagaagagatcGAGAAAATAA
- the SRP21 gene encoding signal recognition particle subunit SRP21 (Subunit of the signal recognition particle (SRP)~similar to YKL122C) → MSVKPIDNFIMNSVRLFEVNPSQTLFSISYKPPTPKRDTKVSFRTHNSHLSSNYRYTTNKSKDVSRLLSALGPRGVSITPGKIEKIAQLKKKQKNSTIKESGKKAKGKSIQDVVGLATLIVNTDVEKSDPAAKKTATGQKQNANAVQDSNSNSSASKKKKNKNKGKKKR, encoded by the coding sequence ATGTCCGTGAAACCCATTGACAATTTCATTATGAACAGTGTTCGCCTTTTTGAGGTGAATCCATCTCAAACACTCTTCTCTATATCATATAAACCGCCTACGCCAAAGAGAGACACCAAAGTCTCCTTTAGAACTCATAACTCGCATTTATCCTCGAACTATAGATATACTACTAATAAGAGTAAAGATGTTTCAAGATTGCTTAGTGCGTTAGGCCCACGAGGCGTGTCTATAACTCCAGGTAAAATCGAAAAAATAGCacaattgaagaagaagcaaaagaaCAGCACGATAAAAGAATCAGgtaaaaaagcaaaaggtAAAAGCATCCAAGACGTTGTGGGTCTAGCCACTTTAATTGTCAACACAGATGTTGAAAAGAGCGATCCCGCGGCCAAGAAAACTGCTACGGGGCAGAAACAAAATGCAAATGCTGTCCAAGATAGCAATAGTAACTCTTCagcttcaaaaaagaaaaaaaataaaaacaagGGCAAGAAGAAGCGTTAA
- the DGR2 gene encoding Dgr2p (similar to YKL121W): MFKSKTSTLSYNKILNSNEGDRNAVPVNPEETSQMKHLNIPGDRSRHSSIADSKRSSTRYDGGYSADIVPAQLRFIDNIDYGTRLRKTLHRNSVVSNGYNNLNENDRWYFDLFDRKYFENYLEEPAYIKIFKKKEDLEQFDRMFLAQELKIPDVYKNATYQGESAVANSELFKNSICCCTFSHDGKYMVIGCKDGSLHLWKVINSPVKRSEMGRSENSVSASRANSLKIQRHLASISSHNGSISSNDLKPSEQFEGSSKQLHLYAPVFYSDVFRVFMEHALDILDANWSKNGFLITASMDKTAKLWHPERKCSLKTFVHPDFVTSAIFFPNDDRFMITGCLDHRCRLWSILDNEVSYAFDCKDLITSLTLSPPDGEYTIIGTFNGYVYVLLTHGLKFVSSFHVADKSTQGTTKNSFHPSSEYGKAQHGPRITGLQCFFSKVDKNLRLIVTTNDSKIQIFDLNEKRPLEVFKGFQSGSSRHKGQFLMMKSQPIVFTGSDDHWFYAWKMQSFNLSAEMNCATPHRKKKLSGNMSLKGLLRIVSNKSTNDEALTETSNQSSSHTFTNSSKNVPQAQTVGSQAIKNNHYISFHAHNTPVTCASIAPDVAIKNLSLSNDLIFELTSQYFKELGQYNAESSEKCESKPNYLIKETGGFSSNLSNVVNNVGTMLITTDNQGLIRVFRTDILPEIRKKIIEKFHEYKLFHLEAAGKINSHKGDNILENRMEEKSSTEDNEFSTTPPSNTHNGRSSHDFYEQHSNNSPVISGMPSRASAIFKNSIFNKSNGSFISLKSRSESTNSTVFGPHDIPRSSTTCPKLKCDVCNGSNFECASKNPIAGGDSGFTCADCGTVLNNFR; the protein is encoded by the coding sequence ATGTTCAAGTCAAAAACAAGCACTTTAAGTTACAATAAAATCCTGAACTCCAACGAGGGTGATCGCAATGCAGTGCCTGTAAATCCTGAAGAAACGAGTCAAATGAAACATTTGAACATACCAGGCGACAGGAGCCGACATTCTTCTATTGCAGATTCAAAGAGAAGCTCTACTAGATATGATGGAGGTTACTCTGCGGATATAGTTCCTGCTCAGTTAAGGTTTATTGACAATATAGATTACGGCACAAGGCTGAGAAAAACACTTCACAGAAACTCAGTGGTTTCAAACGGGTACAATAATCTCAATGAGAACGACCGATGGTATTTTGATCTATTTGATAGGAAATATTTCGAAAACTATCTCGAGGAACCTGCATATATtaaaatattcaagaaaaaggaagactTGGAACAATTTGATAGAATGTTCTTGGCTCAAGAGCTAAAAATCCCCGATGTATACAAAAATGCAACCTATCAAGGAGAATCTGCAGTTGCTAATTCAGAGCTTTTCAAGAATTCAATATGCTGCTGTACATTCAGTCATGATGGTAAGTATATGGTTATTGGTTGTAAAGATGGCTCTTTGCATCTCTGGAAAGTCATAAACTCGCCAGTTAAGAGATCCGAAATGGGACGCTCAGAAAATTCAGTTAGTGCATCCAGAGCAAACTCGCTAAAAATCCAAAGACATCTGGCCAGCATTAGTTCTCATAACGGCTCCATATCAAGTAATGATTTAAAACCAAGCGAGCAGTTTGAAGGATCTTCGAAACAATTACATTTATACGCGCCCGTTTTCTATTCTGATGTTTTCAGGGTTTTTATGGAGCACGCTTTAGATATTTTAGATGCGAACTGGTCCAAAAATGGATTTCTAATAACAGCTTCAATGGACAAAACTGCAAAACTATGGCACCCTGAGAGGAAATGTTCCTTAAAAACGTTTGTACACCCAGATTTTGTCACCTCCGCCATATTTTTTCCCAACGACGATCGTTTCATGATAACAGGATGCTTAGATCACAGGTGTAGATTATGGTCCATACTTGACAATGAAGTTTCTTATGCCTTCGATTGTAAAGATTTGATAACATCCTTAACATTATCCCCCCCTGACGGGGAATATACAATTATTGGTACATTCAATGGATACGTTTATGTTTTACTGACGCATGGATTAAAATTTGTATCTTCATTCCATGTAGCTGATAAAAGCACTCAGGGAACCACTAAGAATAGCTTTCATCCATCCTCCGAATATGGAAAGGCCCAACACGGGCCTCGGATTACTGGCTTAcaatgtttcttttctaaagTAGACAAAAATTTGAGATTAATAGTTACAACAAatgattcaaaaattcaaattttcgATCTGAATGAAAAGAGACCTTTAGAAGTTTTCAAAGGATTCCAGAGTGGTTCCTCACGTCATAAAGGTCAATTtttaatgatgaaaagCCAGCCTATAGTTTTTACGGGTAGTGATGATCATTGGTTCTACGCCTGGAAAATGCAATCTTTTAATCTATCAGCAGAAATGAACTGTGCCACTCCACAtaggaagaaaaagctgAGTGGAAACATGAGTTTAAAAGGGCTACTGAGGATTGTTTCTAATAAGAGTACGAATGATGAAGCTTTGACAGAAACCTCAAACCAAAGCAGCTCACATACTTTTACCAactcatcaaaaaatgtcCCTCAAGCTCAAACCGTTGGTTCTCAAGCTATCAAAAACAACCATTATATATCATTCCATGCCCATAATACCCCCGTCACATGTGCTTCCATTGCGCCTGACGTTGCAATTAAGAATCTGTCGCTGTCAAACGATTTAATTTTCGAACTGACTTCACAGTATTTCAAGGAATTGGGCCAATATAATGCAGAATCTAGCGAAAAGTGTGAGAGCAAACCCAATTATCTTATTAAAGAAACAGGAGGATTCAGCTCAAACCTATCGAACGTCGTGAATAATGTTGGAACCATGCTAATAACGACAGATAATCAAGGTCTGATCCGTGTTTTCAGGACTGATATCTTACCAGAAATacgaaagaaaataatagaaaagTTCCATGAGTACAAATTGTTCCACCTTGAGGCTGCTGGTAAAATAAACAGCCACAAGGGTGACAACATATTAGAAAATAgaatggaagaaaaaagttctACAGAGGATAATGAGTTTAGCACTACACCACCATCAAATACACACAACGGTAGGTCAAGCCACGATTTTTACGAGCAGCATTCTAATAATAGCCCAGTGATTTCCGGCATGCCGTCAAGAGCCAGCGctattttcaagaattcgATCTTTAATAAATCCAATGGAAGTTTTATATCCTTAAAGTCGAGAAGCGAGAGTACGAACTCTACGGTATTTGGACCGCATGATATTCCAAGAAGTTCCACTACATGCCCGAAGCTGAAATGTGACGTCTGCAATGGATCTAATTTTGAATGTGCTTCAAAAAACCCAATTGCAGGTGGCGATAGCGGTTTTACATGTGCTGACTGTGGTACAGTTCTCAATAATTTCAGATAG
- the OAC1 gene encoding Oac1p (Mitochondrial inner membrane transporter~similar to YKL120W), whose protein sequence is MSSDNSKQDKQIEKTAAQKISKFGSFVAGGLAACIAVTVTNPIELIKIRMQLQGEMSASAARVYKNPIQGMAVIFKNEGIKGLQKGLNAAYIYQIGLNGSRLGFYEPIRSSLNQLFFPDQEPHKVQSVGINVFSGAASGIIGAVIGSPLFLVKTRLQSYSEFIKIGEQTHYTGVWNGLVTIFKTEGVKGLFRGIDAAILRTGAGSSVQLPIYNTAKNFLVKNDLMKDGPALHLTASTISGLGVAVVMNPWDVILTRIYNQKGDLYKGPIDCLVKTVKIEGVTALYKGFAAQVFRIAPHTIMCLTFMEQTMKLVYSIESRVLGHD, encoded by the coding sequence ATGTCATCTGACAACTCTAAACAAGataaacaaattgaaaaaacagCCGCTCAGAAGATATCGAAGTTTGGTTCGTTCGTGGCTGGTGGGTTAGCAGCTTGTATAGCTGTTACTGTTACTAATCCGATCGAATTGATCAAGATCAGAATGCAACTTCAAGGTGAGATGTCAGCTTCAGCTGCGAGAGTTTACAAAAATCCAATCCAAGGTATGGCGgtaattttcaaaaacgaGGGTATAAAAGGTCTACAAAAAGGTTTAAATGCTGCTTATATCTATCAAATTGGGCTAAATGGTTCCAGATTAGGGTTTTATGAGCCAATCAGATCATCATTAAATCAACTTTTCTTCCCGGATCAAGAACCACATAAGGTACAGAGTGTCGGAATTAACGTCTTTTCTGGTGCCGCATCTGGTATAATTGGTGCAGTCATTGGTTCTCCATTATTCTTAGTGAAAACAAGACTTCAGTCATATTCCGAGTTTATAAAGATTGGTGAGCAAACGCACTACACCGGTGTCTGGAATGGGTTAgttaccattttcaaaaccGAAGGTGTCAAAGGTCTGTTCAGAGGTATTGATGCGGCCATTTTGAGAACAGGTGCTGGTTCCTCTGTTCAACTACCTATTTACAACACTGCAAAGAACTTTTTAGTCAAAAATGATCTGATGAAGGATGGTCCAGCGTTGCATTTAACTGCTAGTACTATATCTGGGTTAGGTGTTGCCGTAGTTATGAACCCATGGGATGTCATTTTGACAAGAATCTATAACCAAAAGGGTGACTTGTACAAGGGACCTATAGATTGTTTGGTCAAAACAGTTAAAATTGAAGGTGTGACCGCCTTATATAAGGGTTTTGCAGCTCAAGTGTTCAGAATTGCACCTCATACAATCATGTGTCTGACCTTCATGGAACAAACAATGAAACTAGTTTATTCAATAGAGTCGAGAGTTTTAGGCCATGATTAA
- the VPH2 gene encoding Vph2p (Integral membrane protein required for V-ATPase function~similar to YKL119C), with product MFEIKLNDRITEFLRKFKDSARSNEGIDEDVDLFLQRHAIPIQSLLFYVKEYRKDSDLPCSIRELLRPLEFEFKPKTVRGSHYSEDFKKNLEFLKYQQQELEYQSMVKRSKSVFSLQEEDELTPSQINKQIKEQVTTVFNVLVSVVSVVVAIWYWTGSSTNFPVHVRLLLCLFFGILVLVADVVVYNSYLKKLEEAKVKEKTKVEKKKVLSKITL from the coding sequence ATGTTTGAAATTAAACTCAATGATAGAATAACTGAATTTCTGCGAAAGTTCAAGGATAGCGCAAGATCAAACGAAGGAATTGATGAGGACGTTGATTTGTTCCTGCAGCGACATGCAATTCCTATCCAGtcacttcttttttatgtGAAAGAATACAGAAAAGACAGCGATCTACCTTGTTCAATAAGAGAACTTCTGAGACCTTTGGAATTCGAATTCAAGCCCAAGACTGTCAGAGGTTCACACTATTCAGAGGAttttaagaaaaatttggaatttCTGAAATATCAGCAACAAGAGCTTGAATACCAAAGTATGGTCAAGAGAAGCAAGTCAGTCTTTTCACTTCAGGAGGAGGATGAGCTTACGCCTTCGCAAATCAATAAACAGATCAAGGAACAAGTTACTACTGTTTTCAACGTTCTTGTAAGTGTCGTATCGGTTGTTGTGGCCATTTGGTATTGGACAGGATCCTCGACAAACTTTCCAGTTCATGTTCGTCTTTTATTGTGCCTGTTCTTCGGAATATTAGTCTTAGTGGCAGATGTGGTTGTCTATAACAGTTATCTGAAAAAACTCGAAGAAgcaaaagtaaaagaaaaaacaaaagttgagaaaaagaaagttctAAGCAAGATTACACTGTAA
- the SBA1 gene encoding Hsp90 cochaperone SBA1 (Co-chaperone that binds and regulates Hsp90 family chaperones~similar to YKL117W), which yields MSDKVINPQVAWAQRSSTTDPERNYVLITVSIADCDAPELTIKPTYIELKAQSKPHVGDEIVHHYQLHIDLYKEIIPEKTMHKVANGQHYFLKLYKKDLESEYWPRLTKEKVKYPYIKTDFDKWVDEDEQDEVEAEGNDAAQGMDFSQMMGGAGGAGGAGGMDFSQMMGGAGGAGGAGGMDFSQMMGGAGGAGSPDMAQLQQLLAQSGGNLNMGDFKENDEEDEEEEIEPEVKA from the coding sequence ATGTCCGATAAAGTTATCAATCCTCAAGTCGCATGGGCTCAAAGGTCTAGTACTACTGATCCAGAAAGAAATTATGTCTTAATCACTGTGTCAATTGCAGACTGTGACGCCCCTGAGTTAACCATTAAGCCAACTTACATTGAATTAAAGGCTCAATCAAAGCCTCATGTTGGTGATGAAATTgttcatcattatcaacTACACATTGATTTATACAAGGAGATTATACCTGAAAAAACAATGCATAAAGTTGCTAATGGCCAACActatttcttgaaattgtaCAAGAAGGATCTAGAATCTGAATACTGGCCACGTTTgacaaaggaaaaggtGAAGTATCCATATATCAAAACCGATTTCGATAAATGggttgatgaagatgaacaAGATGAAGTTGAAGCTGAAGGTAATGATGCCGCCCAAGGAATGGATTTCAGCCAAATGATGGGTGGTGCTGGAGGTGCTGGAGGTGCCGGTGGCATGGACTTCAGCCAAATGATGGGTGGTGCCGGAGGTGCTGGAGGTGCCGGTGGCATGGACTTCAGCCAAATGATGGGTGGTGCCGGTGGCGCTGGTTCTCCAGATATGGCTCAATTGCAACAATTATTGGCCCAAAGTGGTGGCAATTTGAATATGGGagattttaaagaaaatgatgaagaggatgaggaagaggaaATAGAACCGGAGGTGAAAGCTTAA